In Bradyrhizobium guangdongense, the sequence GAAGACGCGGCCGACGGAAAAGCAGATGGCGCCGCTCGCCGAACCCTGGCGCCCCCTGCGCGGCGCCGCGGCGCATCTATGGTGGAGCTACTACCGCGCGGTCAAAAAGCGCGAGGGCGTGCTGTCGACATGACCAGAGCCTATTCCGCCTGAGCAGGGCGACATGCAGGCGCGCACCGGCAAAGCGCTGTTGACGTGGACTGATCCGGTATAGCCTCGACTTCAGGGAAACGCCGCGAAGACGGCCACGAGGTCGCGCATGCTGGACAAGACCGAGGATATTTCCGCCGTCGCGCAAGCCTGGCTCGATGAGCTCGAGCGCACGCTGGGCAAGCCGGATGGTGGGGCGCTGGACCGACTCTTCCTTGCAGAGAGCTTTTGGCGCGACGCTCTCGCGCTGAGCTGGAACCTGCAAACGCTTGCCGGCCGCGAGACGATTGCACGGGCGCTGGCCACGCTCGCGCCCATGGCTGTGCCGGCGAGGTTGAGGATCTCGGCGAACCGCGCCGCACCGCGTTGGGTGCGCCGCGCCGGCACGAACACGATCGAGGCGATCTTCAGTTTCGAGACCGCTATTGGCCGCGGCAGCGGCATCGTGCGTCTCGCGCCCGATGCCGCCGATGGCAACCACCTGAAGGCATGGACGCTGCTCACAGCGCTCGAGGAGCTCAAGGAGTTCGAAGAACAGCTCGGCACATTTCGGCCGCGGGGACAGGCCTATTCGCGCGACTTTCGCGGGCCGAACTGGCACGATCTGCGCGAGGCCTCGCGCAACTATGCCGATCGCGATCCGGTCGTGCTTGTGGTCGGCGGCGGCCAGGCCGGACTTGCAATCGCAGCGCGGCTGAAGCAGCTGCAGGTCGATACCCTGATCATCGATCGATGGCCGCGGATCGGCGACGTCTGGCGCAAGCGCTATCACGCGCTCACCCTGCACAACCAGGTGCAGGTCAATCACATGCCCTACATGCCGTTCCCGCCGAGCTGGCCGACCTACATCCCAAAGGACAAGCTCGCCAACTGGTTCGAAGCTTACGTCGATGCGATGGAGCTGAATTTCTGGACCGGCACCGAGTTCGAAGGCGGCACCTATGACGAGGCCAAGGGCCACTGGACGGTGACGCTGCGCCGCGCCGACGGCAGCAAGCGCACCATGCATCCGCGCCATGTGGTGATGGCGACCGGCGTCAGCGGCATCGCGAACATCCCCGACATTCCGACCCTGGATCGCTTCAAGGGTATACTCGTGCACTCGAGCCGCTACGAGGATGGCGAGAACTGGACCGGCAAGCGCGCCGTCGTCATCGGCACCGGCAACAGTGGTCACGATATCGCGCAGGATCTCTATTCCAGCGGCGCCGAGGTAATCCTGGTGCAACGCTCGCCGACACTCGTCACCAATATCGAGCCGTCGGCGCAGCTGGCTTATGCGACATACAACGAGGGGACGCTGGAGGATAACGATCTGATCGCAGCCTCGATGCCGACGCCGCTCGCCAGGAAGACGCATGTGATGCTGACCGAGCAGTCGAAGGAACTCGACAAGGAACTGCTCGATGGCCTCCGCCGCGTCGGCTTCAGACTCGACTTCGGCGAGGCCGGCACCGGCTGGCAGTTCAAATACCTCACCCGCGGCGGTGGTTACTATTTCAACGTCGGCTGCTCCAACCTGATCGTCGAGGGTGCGATCAAGCTGAAGCAGTTCGGGGACATCGAGAGCTTCACGGCCGATGGCCTGCAGATGAAGGATGGTAGCGCCATTCCGGCTGATCTCATCGTGCTCGCCACCGGCTACAAGACGCAGGAATATCTGGTGCGAAAGCTGTTCGGCGATGCCGTCGCCGACCGTGTCGGCCCGATCTGGGGCTTTGGCGACGGTTTTGAGCTGCGCAACATGTACGCGCGCACGGAGCAGCCCGGCCTGTGGTTCATCGCCGGCAGCCTTGCCCAATGCCGCATCAACTCGAAATTCCTCGCGCTGCAGATCAAGGCGATCGAGGAAGGGATCCTGCCACGTGAGGCGCACACCGCTTGAGCCCGCCCTCATTGGTGCGCGCGATGCGGTGCTTGCAGAAGCTGGAGCGAGTTCGGGAATAAAGTACCGGCGGCCGCCCCCGTGGTTCCGATGTGGCCAGCGTCCGTCCTGACATCACGTGGTTTTTAAGCGCTTTGCCACCCCGCCGCCGCATTGCTTGCGCCTGAATAAGTCGCTCAACGGGCTTCACAATCCCGTCACGCTGCATGTAGTATGTCAGTACATGCTGCTTCGCAGCGTATATTGGAGGCCGGGAGCGTTACTTGAACGCACATGTCTCGCAAGGCAGTTGGCCGGTGTTGGTGCTGAATGCGGACTTCCGGCCGCTGAGTTACTACCCACTGTCTCTGTGGTCGTGGCAGGACGCGATCAAGGCGGTGTTCCTCGACCGCGTCAATATCGTAGCCCATTACGATCAGGCGGTTCACAGTCCCACGCTGCAAATGCAGCTGCCGAGCGTGGTCTCGCTCAAATCCTTCGTCAAGCCGACCACCCATCCCGCCTTCACCCGGTTCAACGTCTTCCTGCGCGATCGTTTCGCCTGCCAATATTGCGGCTCGCCCGAAGACCTCACTTTCGATCACATCATCCCGCGCAGCAAAGGCGGCCAGACCACCTGGGAGAATGTGG encodes:
- a CDS encoding flavin-containing monooxygenase, whose protein sequence is MLDKTEDISAVAQAWLDELERTLGKPDGGALDRLFLAESFWRDALALSWNLQTLAGRETIARALATLAPMAVPARLRISANRAAPRWVRRAGTNTIEAIFSFETAIGRGSGIVRLAPDAADGNHLKAWTLLTALEELKEFEEQLGTFRPRGQAYSRDFRGPNWHDLREASRNYADRDPVVLVVGGGQAGLAIAARLKQLQVDTLIIDRWPRIGDVWRKRYHALTLHNQVQVNHMPYMPFPPSWPTYIPKDKLANWFEAYVDAMELNFWTGTEFEGGTYDEAKGHWTVTLRRADGSKRTMHPRHVVMATGVSGIANIPDIPTLDRFKGILVHSSRYEDGENWTGKRAVVIGTGNSGHDIAQDLYSSGAEVILVQRSPTLVTNIEPSAQLAYATYNEGTLEDNDLIAASMPTPLARKTHVMLTEQSKELDKELLDGLRRVGFRLDFGEAGTGWQFKYLTRGGGYYFNVGCSNLIVEGAIKLKQFGDIESFTADGLQMKDGSAIPADLIVLATGYKTQEYLVRKLFGDAVADRVGPIWGFGDGFELRNMYARTEQPGLWFIAGSLAQCRINSKFLALQIKAIEEGILPREAHTA
- a CDS encoding HNH endonuclease; amino-acid sequence: MNAHVSQGSWPVLVLNADFRPLSYYPLSLWSWQDAIKAVFLDRVNIVAHYDQAVHSPTLQMQLPSVVSLKSFVKPTTHPAFTRFNVFLRDRFACQYCGSPEDLTFDHIIPRSKGGQTTWENVVAACSPCNLRKGNLTPAQAKMFPRQNAFAPTVHQLHRNGRLFPPNYLHDSWLDYLYWDTELDP